The Halomonas sp. 7T genome contains a region encoding:
- a CDS encoding RNA-binding domain-containing protein, translating into MAMDEQALKAQLYELIERWEGEIVEFKRGVSGFSTSDLGKYFSALANAANLNDSDNAWLIFGVDDKTRAVVGSEYRQGAGELEKLKMQIADGTEPSITFRAIHELATPEGRVVLFEIPAAPMGMPIAWQGHYYARAGESLTNLGLDKLDTIRRQTDTTDWTAQLVPNATLDHLDTAAVDKARESFAKKYANRFEHDEVMGWPLATFLDRAKLTVDGKITRAALLLVGNEEAAPLLTPHPAQLTWKLEGPERAYEHFSPPFLLTTTQLYQRIRNIQLRLLPQDELLPIEVSKYDQKIVLEALHNCIAHQDYTRNARVVVVERTDRLVFENEGSFFDGQPSDYLEGHRVPRRYRNPFLTQAMAELNMIDTMGYGIHDMYARQVKRYLPLPDYDLSELGAVRLQLYGSVVDAAYSRLLIQKTDLSLVDVLALDRVQKKLPVADDAVTRLKRAGLIEGRKPNFYVSAQVAGAISKKAGYIKTRAQDDEFYAKLLTDYLQKFGQANRADINELLMDKLSDGLSDKQKYNKVSSLLTKLRRRGVIVNRGSDTAPCWHLAESFQRDA; encoded by the coding sequence ATGGCAATGGACGAACAGGCACTCAAAGCACAGCTGTACGAGCTTATTGAGCGATGGGAAGGGGAGATTGTCGAGTTTAAACGCGGAGTATCAGGGTTCTCCACGTCAGACTTGGGTAAGTACTTCTCAGCCCTTGCTAACGCCGCGAATTTGAACGATAGCGACAACGCTTGGTTGATTTTTGGCGTTGATGACAAGACGCGCGCAGTTGTTGGATCAGAATACCGCCAAGGTGCCGGTGAGCTTGAGAAACTCAAGATGCAGATCGCAGACGGCACTGAGCCTAGCATTACCTTCCGCGCTATTCACGAGTTGGCAACGCCAGAAGGGCGTGTCGTACTGTTTGAAATACCAGCTGCCCCAATGGGAATGCCAATTGCTTGGCAAGGCCACTATTATGCTCGTGCCGGAGAAAGCCTAACAAACCTGGGCCTGGATAAGCTGGATACGATTCGCCGCCAGACAGACACTACGGATTGGACTGCCCAGTTGGTGCCGAACGCAACGCTCGACCACCTGGACACAGCTGCTGTCGATAAAGCCAGAGAATCATTCGCAAAGAAATACGCTAACCGCTTCGAACATGATGAGGTTATGGGATGGCCACTGGCGACTTTTTTAGATCGTGCCAAGTTAACAGTAGACGGCAAAATAACCCGAGCCGCGCTGTTGTTGGTGGGTAACGAAGAAGCCGCGCCACTGCTTACACCGCATCCCGCGCAGTTGACCTGGAAGCTGGAAGGGCCGGAGCGGGCTTACGAACATTTCTCTCCCCCGTTTCTGCTCACGACCACGCAGCTATATCAACGCATTCGTAATATCCAACTGCGGCTATTACCGCAAGACGAACTGCTGCCTATCGAAGTCTCTAAGTACGACCAAAAAATCGTGCTTGAAGCGTTGCACAACTGCATCGCCCATCAGGATTACACCCGCAATGCACGTGTTGTGGTGGTTGAGCGGACAGATCGCTTGGTGTTTGAAAACGAAGGTAGCTTTTTCGATGGGCAGCCAAGTGATTACCTAGAAGGGCATCGAGTGCCAAGGCGCTATCGAAACCCCTTCCTGACGCAGGCCATGGCCGAGCTCAATATGATCGATACCATGGGCTACGGTATTCACGATATGTATGCCCGTCAGGTGAAGCGGTATTTACCACTGCCCGATTACGACTTGAGCGAACTGGGAGCCGTCAGGCTGCAGCTGTACGGCAGCGTTGTGGACGCAGCATATAGCCGCTTGCTGATCCAGAAGACTGACCTTTCGCTGGTAGACGTGTTGGCACTTGATCGCGTGCAGAAAAAGCTACCTGTTGCCGATGATGCCGTGACGCGCTTGAAGCGTGCAGGTCTCATTGAGGGGCGAAAGCCTAATTTTTATGTGTCGGCTCAGGTGGCTGGAGCAATATCAAAAAAAGCGGGATACATCAAAACCCGTGCTCAGGATGATGAGTTTTATGCAAAACTGCTGACAGATTACTTGCAAAAGTTTGGTCAGGCGAATCGGGCAGACATCAATGAGCTACTGATGGATAAGTTAAGTGATGGGCTAAGTGACAAGCAAAAGTACAACAAAGTCAGTAGCCTACTGACCAAGCTAAGGCGACGTGGTGTGATTGTGAATAGGGGCTCTGATACCGCACCGTGTTGGCATCTTGCAGAGAGCTTTCAAAGAGATGCATAG
- a CDS encoding site-specific DNA-methyltransferase has product MDKLKMHSPNLTEGNIAKLAELFPSCVTEARDEHGKVKQAIDFDQLRQELSDHIVEGPQERYHLNWPGKRDALLAANAPIAKTLRPCREESVDFDSTKNLFIEGDNLEALKLLQESYLGKIKVIYIDPPYNTGKDFIYKDRFSDTFEDYMTKSNQRGDYGEGLVSSSEAQGKKHSNWLSMIYPRLKLARNLLRDNGVVFISIDDNEIANLERMCSEIFGEDNLLGRIIWKNATDNNPSNIAVEHEYILACCKNRQYLNPVWKSAVTDIKEVIVSKGKELNDIYKDEGALREAYKEWFKKHKSQLWPLDGYKYIDQGGVYAGIRGVHNPGKEGYRYDVLHPKTGEACVEPLMGYRFPKETMNRLLEEDRIIFGDDHNKLIELKAYAHDYKEKLSSVIELDGRSGAYDVRELFPEYKTLFENPKPVKLLQRLLSLTMEEDGDVFLDFFAGSSSSAHALMDLNKKDSKNRPFIMVQLPEPCAPSSEAYKKGLLSIDMISKERIRRVGKKLADNVRRNVNFEDYGFRVLKLDVSCFSDVYYNPGVFSQDILNQAIDNIRQDRNPEDLLFQVLLDWGVDLSLPIAQRNIAGKTVYFVDGSDKHMALAACFDLDIDEAFVKQLAEYEPLRAVFRDAGFANDSVKINVEQIFAQKSPTSEVKVI; this is encoded by the coding sequence ATGGATAAGCTCAAAATGCACTCGCCCAACCTAACAGAGGGCAACATCGCCAAGCTGGCAGAACTCTTCCCTAGCTGCGTGACGGAAGCGCGTGATGAGCATGGCAAGGTAAAGCAAGCAATCGACTTCGATCAGCTGCGCCAGGAGCTTTCCGACCATATTGTTGAAGGCCCACAAGAACGTTACCACCTCAATTGGCCCGGCAAGCGTGACGCCTTGCTGGCGGCTAATGCGCCGATTGCTAAAACGCTGCGCCCTTGCCGGGAAGAAAGTGTTGATTTTGACAGCACAAAAAACTTGTTTATCGAGGGTGATAACCTAGAGGCATTAAAATTACTTCAGGAATCATATCTAGGAAAAATAAAGGTCATTTATATAGACCCTCCTTACAATACGGGAAAAGATTTCATATATAAAGATCGATTTTCAGATACATTTGAAGACTACATGACTAAGTCTAATCAACGAGGTGATTATGGTGAAGGTTTAGTTAGTTCATCTGAAGCTCAGGGGAAAAAGCACTCGAATTGGTTGTCGATGATCTACCCAAGGCTAAAGCTGGCAAGAAATCTATTGAGAGATAATGGAGTGGTTTTTATATCAATAGATGATAATGAGATTGCTAATTTAGAACGCATGTGTTCTGAGATTTTTGGTGAGGATAACTTGCTGGGTAGGATCATTTGGAAGAACGCAACAGATAATAATCCTTCAAATATAGCTGTTGAGCATGAGTACATATTGGCTTGCTGTAAAAATCGTCAATATTTAAACCCTGTGTGGAAGTCTGCAGTTACAGATATTAAAGAGGTTATAGTTAGTAAAGGTAAAGAATTGAATGATATTTATAAAGATGAGGGTGCTTTAAGAGAAGCTTATAAGGAGTGGTTTAAGAAACATAAGTCGCAGCTGTGGCCGCTTGATGGTTATAAATATATAGACCAAGGTGGCGTATATGCAGGTATACGTGGAGTGCATAACCCCGGCAAAGAAGGGTACCGTTACGATGTCCTTCACCCTAAGACTGGTGAAGCCTGCGTTGAACCATTAATGGGGTATAGGTTTCCCAAAGAAACAATGAATCGGCTTTTAGAAGAAGATAGGATAATCTTTGGTGATGATCACAATAAGCTTATTGAGTTAAAAGCTTATGCGCATGACTATAAGGAAAAGCTTTCTAGCGTCATAGAGCTAGACGGTAGGTCTGGAGCATATGATGTTAGAGAGCTTTTTCCGGAATATAAAACCCTATTTGAAAACCCTAAGCCTGTTAAGCTATTGCAGCGGTTATTATCCCTGACTATGGAAGAAGACGGTGATGTCTTTTTAGATTTTTTTGCAGGCTCTTCTTCTAGCGCTCATGCTTTAATGGATTTAAACAAAAAGGATTCTAAAAATAGGCCGTTCATCATGGTGCAGTTGCCTGAGCCATGTGCACCTTCTAGTGAAGCGTATAAAAAAGGTCTTCTGTCTATTGACATGATTAGTAAAGAAAGGATTCGGCGTGTCGGAAAAAAGTTAGCTGACAATGTTCGTCGAAATGTTAATTTCGAAGATTATGGTTTTCGTGTGCTGAAGCTGGACGTATCATGTTTCTCAGACGTTTATTACAACCCTGGAGTATTTAGCCAGGATATTCTTAATCAAGCTATTGATAATATCCGCCAAGACCGAAACCCTGAAGATCTGCTGTTTCAGGTGTTACTAGACTGGGGCGTTGATCTCAGCCTTCCGATAGCGCAAAGAAACATTGCGGGTAAAACGGTTTACTTCGTGGATGGTAGCGACAAGCACATGGCGCTAGCCGCCTGCTTTGATCTTGATATCGATGAGGCCTTCGTCAAGCAGCTGGCCGAGTATGAGCCGCTACGTGCCGTGTTCCGCGATGCTGGCTTTGCTAACGACAGCGTCAAAATCAATGTTGAACAGATATTTGCCCAGAAATCGCCCACTAGTGAAGTGAAGGTGATTTAA
- a CDS encoding DUF4391 domain-containing protein — MFYHYPDKTRLDRVVAKQKVLAHTKGSNKLRERFRDEVEQITWHAKIAPSTLNLPGTKDVPELQVFVVTLKGEALHDDVLSAIDHAIPFPIVFELKGPSGVCVKAAYKRPSQADANKWVTDESYLSSGWHAENTERHPLPPAIHLQALYHQWLSKLIPTPKRDGERLEEQLSRFSAASTLEKQAEKLEKRLRNTKQFNRKVELNAELRGIREKIADYIAR, encoded by the coding sequence ATGTTCTATCACTACCCAGATAAAACCCGCTTAGACCGCGTGGTAGCCAAGCAGAAGGTGCTTGCTCACACCAAGGGAAGCAACAAGCTGCGTGAGCGTTTTCGTGATGAAGTAGAGCAAATCACTTGGCATGCCAAAATAGCCCCTAGCACTCTGAATTTACCCGGCACGAAGGATGTGCCCGAGCTACAGGTGTTTGTGGTCACCCTGAAAGGTGAAGCACTCCACGACGATGTGTTGAGCGCCATTGACCACGCTATCCCGTTTCCCATTGTATTTGAGCTGAAAGGGCCAAGCGGCGTGTGTGTTAAAGCGGCTTATAAACGCCCAAGCCAGGCAGATGCCAACAAATGGGTCACAGACGAAAGCTATCTCAGCAGCGGTTGGCATGCAGAGAATACAGAGCGCCATCCGCTACCTCCCGCTATCCATCTGCAGGCACTGTACCACCAGTGGCTGAGTAAGCTGATACCCACGCCCAAGCGAGATGGCGAGCGTTTGGAAGAGCAGCTATCACGCTTCAGTGCTGCCAGCACCTTAGAAAAGCAGGCTGAGAAATTAGAGAAACGGTTACGCAACACGAAACAATTTAACCGCAAAGTTGAGCTGAATGCCGAGCTTCGCGGAATTCGAGAAAAAATTGCCGACTATATTGCCCGCTAG
- a CDS encoding retron system putative HNH endonuclease, producing MVELQHGSTEPPVLTAFKQQHPGLQVIDFNENQQFQAIKYEIRSALNLLQEGRCVYCEAWLSDEEGHIEHIVPKGGPNAQPTLCFVYTNFAHSCSTNNTCGHSKQAKVLPIPPGPGCNDHWTLSTEDGSIQPLTGLSRAQRHKVTQTRDMLGLNRHAELVRDRKKWIEQFEVVAKAHPEVIDQFIDSAPYRYLLATLLR from the coding sequence ATGGTTGAACTACAGCATGGCAGCACAGAACCGCCCGTCCTGACAGCGTTCAAGCAGCAGCACCCTGGCTTGCAGGTAATAGACTTTAACGAGAATCAGCAGTTTCAGGCTATTAAGTACGAAATACGCTCGGCCCTTAACCTTTTGCAGGAAGGGCGCTGCGTTTACTGCGAGGCTTGGTTGAGCGACGAGGAAGGGCATATTGAGCATATAGTGCCCAAAGGTGGGCCAAATGCTCAACCAACGCTCTGCTTCGTGTACACCAACTTTGCTCATAGCTGTTCCACAAACAACACCTGTGGGCATAGTAAACAAGCAAAGGTGTTACCCATACCACCAGGGCCGGGCTGCAATGATCACTGGACCCTAAGCACCGAAGACGGTTCTATCCAACCACTGACGGGATTGAGCCGGGCACAGCGACACAAAGTGACGCAAACCCGCGATATGCTGGGGTTAAACAGGCACGCTGAGCTTGTACGTGACAGAAAAAAATGGATTGAACAATTTGAGGTAGTGGCGAAAGCTCACCCAGAAGTGATAGACCAGTTCATTGACAGTGCGCCGTATCGATACCTACTCGCCACACTGCTCCGGTAA
- a CDS encoding AAA family ATPase — MKLNKVDVRNYRCFESVSLSLHPQMTVIVAENGQGKSTLLDAIRVGLWPFISSFDLAKASGYSDPQNGIAVADVRRVMESSVGMKRQLPTIIEMEADWDELCSVECGNTMPASHWHRFRESEASRTKTRGDGDTKQLEKWAKALQETVRKPEDASPLPVFGYYGTGRLWMQKRLLSEADRRSEKQSEKDDFYVRTFAYRHCMDPASSFKYFRDWFIWAWKSRTNTNERKSATSADRIRAHERIEAVQHAIDAILKPTTGWHTLEYSLEDGETLILNHDNAGYLSVDQLSDGIRSVLAMVGDLAYRCIRLNPHLGSEAPSKTTGVVLIDEVDMHLHPRWQQRILQALQTSFPSIQFVVTTHSPQVITTVARENLRVIHEEDGQFDVVMPDFSPLGHSSGDALSYVMGVTPTPAIDNIEELVAETEQLIRAGKEQTPEAQQAMQTLTAMGYEFTEAELHTWRFLADLKKSRNDG, encoded by the coding sequence ATGAAGCTGAACAAAGTTGATGTCAGGAACTATCGCTGCTTTGAGTCAGTGAGCCTGTCTTTGCACCCCCAAATGACGGTAATTGTGGCAGAGAACGGCCAGGGAAAATCCACCCTGCTAGATGCGATACGCGTTGGCCTTTGGCCCTTCATCAGCAGTTTTGATCTAGCGAAAGCTTCAGGATACAGCGACCCGCAAAACGGTATTGCAGTCGCAGACGTGCGCCGTGTGATGGAGAGCAGCGTGGGGATGAAGCGCCAGTTGCCCACCATTATCGAAATGGAAGCCGATTGGGACGAGCTCTGTTCCGTTGAGTGCGGCAACACCATGCCAGCGTCACACTGGCATCGTTTTCGTGAAAGTGAAGCTAGTCGCACCAAAACACGGGGTGATGGCGATACCAAACAGTTGGAGAAGTGGGCCAAAGCGCTACAGGAAACCGTGCGCAAGCCAGAAGATGCTTCTCCCTTACCCGTTTTTGGTTATTACGGCACCGGCCGTTTGTGGATGCAAAAGCGCCTACTATCAGAAGCAGATCGTCGCTCAGAAAAGCAGTCTGAGAAAGATGACTTCTACGTGCGCACATTTGCCTACCGACACTGTATGGACCCGGCCTCGTCGTTCAAATATTTTCGTGACTGGTTTATCTGGGCTTGGAAAAGCCGTACCAATACGAACGAGCGTAAGTCAGCAACATCAGCTGACCGAATACGCGCCCATGAGCGCATTGAAGCCGTCCAGCATGCTATCGACGCTATTCTTAAGCCGACCACCGGTTGGCATACTCTCGAATATAGCCTGGAAGATGGCGAAACCCTGATTCTCAACCACGATAATGCAGGTTACTTATCAGTCGATCAGCTAAGCGACGGCATACGTAGTGTTTTGGCAATGGTAGGAGACTTAGCCTACCGCTGTATTCGCCTGAACCCCCATCTAGGGTCAGAGGCTCCGTCGAAAACAACCGGCGTTGTGTTGATTGATGAAGTAGATATGCACCTGCATCCTCGCTGGCAACAGCGGATTTTGCAGGCATTACAAACATCGTTTCCCTCTATTCAATTTGTGGTGACTACCCATAGCCCCCAAGTGATCACAACCGTGGCGCGGGAAAATCTGCGCGTGATTCACGAAGAGGACGGCCAGTTTGATGTCGTGATGCCAGACTTCAGCCCGTTAGGGCATTCGTCAGGGGATGCGCTCTCTTATGTCATGGGGGTAACGCCCACTCCCGCCATAGACAACATTGAAGAACTGGTGGCGGAAACCGAGCAGTTGATTCGTGCAGGCAAAGAGCAAACGCCAGAAGCGCAGCAAGCTATGCAAACCCTAACGGCCATGGGCTACGAATTTACTGAAGCAGAGCTTCACACTTGGCGCTTTTTGGCAGACCTGAAAAAGAGCCGTAACGATGGTTGA
- a CDS encoding helicase-related protein — protein sequence MEIIDNINRLLGDDLKSTVQPGAKLKIAASCFSIYAYESLKQELESVDSLEFIFTSPTFVPHEATDTLRKAHREFFIPKAERERSLHGSEFEIQLKNKLNQRAIARECASWIRRKASFRSNRGQAAMQPFAGVEAHAGDTVYMPLQGFTAVDLGYQQGNAVSNFVTRFSDPAHTAQFMTLFDQLWEDEEKLEDVTAELCEHIETVYRENSPERIYFLMLYHIFHEYLEDISEDVLPNDRTGYQDTVVWQKLFNFQRDAATGIINKLETYNGCILADSVGLGKTFTALAVIKYYELRNRAVLILCPKKLADNWLTYNRNLTTNVLAQDRLNYDVLCHTDLQRTSGESLGMPLDRVNWGNYDLVVIDESHNFRNNDIYKDRETRYQKLMNQVIRAGVKTKVLMLSATPVNNRFNDLKNQLALAYEGESENLTRHLSGTQDIDVVFRRAQAAFNHWSSLPPEKRTTSAILKSLDFDFFELLDSVTIARSRRHIETFYDTSEIGSFPTRRKPLSFHCPLTERKGVIDFNEIFQHLSQLRLAVYAPISYILPSRLKKYEAMYDTQVSSGGGSFKQADREKSLQALMTTNLLKRLESSVASFRLTLQALQNSHQTILDKIEAFKQNGSTQHFADIAAAYENADPEDDDIPMPDDSTVGKKIQISLKDMDLPSWEHDLNNDLVWIELLLEQMAKVTPEDDTKLQHLGLYIADKIASPINPGNKKILIFTAFADTAKYLYEQLAPALSKVHGLHTALVTGSDAPVSTLGNMPGSRRHYDFQGLLTLFSPHSKSKAQVFPNEPREIDILIATDCISEGQNLQDCDTLINYDIHWNPVRIIQRFGRIDRIGSLNETIQLVNYWPDISLDEYINLKERVENRMVIADVTATGDDNVLNAQANDTAYRREQLRRLQDEVVEMEDLKSGVSITDLGLNEFRMDLLGDIKEHGDLSRLPNGLHSVAPAQPDKGLFPGVIFLLRHLTNSGHKAEGELQQQNRLHPYYLVYIGNDGEVLNDYTEVKRLLDLARTACKGYSTAIEPAYRPFNEETQDGRDMSVYSALLDQAIRSMVAAKEEREVDSLFGGGTTTALVDTIQGLSDFELMAFVVIRDAAH from the coding sequence TTGGAGATCATTGATAATATCAACCGGCTGCTGGGCGACGACCTGAAAAGCACCGTACAGCCCGGTGCTAAGCTCAAGATTGCAGCTTCGTGTTTCTCTATTTACGCGTATGAATCGCTCAAGCAAGAGCTAGAGAGCGTGGACTCGCTAGAGTTCATCTTTACCTCGCCTACCTTCGTGCCCCATGAAGCCACCGATACGCTTCGCAAGGCTCATCGCGAGTTCTTTATTCCCAAAGCAGAGCGTGAACGCAGCCTGCATGGCAGCGAGTTTGAAATTCAGCTCAAAAATAAGCTGAATCAACGAGCTATTGCCCGTGAATGTGCCAGTTGGATTCGGCGTAAGGCCAGCTTCCGTTCTAATCGTGGTCAAGCTGCCATGCAGCCCTTTGCAGGGGTAGAAGCGCACGCGGGCGACACCGTTTATATGCCGTTGCAAGGCTTTACCGCTGTCGATCTTGGCTACCAGCAAGGCAATGCCGTCTCCAACTTTGTCACGCGGTTCAGTGACCCAGCACATACCGCACAATTTATGACGCTGTTTGACCAGCTCTGGGAAGATGAAGAGAAGCTGGAGGATGTAACCGCCGAGCTGTGCGAGCATATCGAAACCGTGTATCGAGAGAACTCGCCCGAGCGCATTTACTTTTTGATGCTTTACCACATCTTTCACGAGTACCTGGAAGACATCAGCGAAGACGTTTTACCCAATGACCGCACGGGTTACCAAGATACGGTGGTGTGGCAGAAGCTCTTCAATTTTCAGCGGGATGCAGCTACTGGCATTATCAATAAGTTAGAGACCTACAACGGCTGTATCCTGGCCGATAGCGTTGGGCTTGGTAAAACCTTCACGGCACTGGCGGTGATCAAATACTACGAGCTGCGCAATCGTGCCGTGCTGATACTATGCCCGAAAAAGCTGGCCGATAACTGGCTGACCTATAACCGCAACCTGACCACCAACGTACTTGCTCAAGATCGGCTCAACTACGATGTGCTTTGTCATACGGATTTGCAGCGCACCAGTGGCGAATCCCTAGGCATGCCGCTTGATCGTGTAAACTGGGGTAATTACGACCTTGTGGTGATCGACGAGTCACATAATTTTCGTAACAACGACATCTATAAAGACAGGGAAACGCGTTACCAAAAGCTGATGAACCAGGTCATTCGCGCTGGTGTGAAAACCAAAGTGTTGATGCTGTCGGCAACGCCAGTCAATAACCGCTTCAACGACCTGAAAAATCAGTTGGCACTGGCTTATGAAGGCGAATCAGAAAACCTGACACGTCACCTCAGTGGCACCCAGGATATTGATGTTGTGTTTAGGCGTGCTCAGGCTGCTTTTAATCACTGGTCGTCTCTGCCTCCTGAAAAGCGCACTACTAGCGCTATCCTTAAGTCGCTTGATTTTGATTTCTTTGAACTGCTGGACAGTGTCACCATTGCACGCTCACGGCGGCATATTGAAACCTTCTACGACACCAGCGAGATAGGCAGCTTTCCTACACGTCGAAAACCTCTGTCATTTCATTGCCCATTAACTGAGCGTAAAGGTGTCATTGATTTCAATGAGATTTTTCAGCATCTCTCACAGCTTAGGCTCGCTGTTTATGCGCCTATCAGCTATATCCTGCCCAGCCGTTTGAAGAAGTACGAAGCGATGTATGACACCCAGGTGTCAAGTGGCGGAGGGAGCTTCAAGCAGGCTGATAGGGAAAAGAGCCTGCAAGCCTTGATGACGACTAATTTGTTGAAGCGGCTAGAAAGCTCTGTGGCTTCCTTTCGACTGACGTTACAAGCACTGCAAAACAGTCATCAGACGATTCTAGATAAAATCGAAGCCTTCAAGCAAAACGGCAGCACGCAACATTTTGCTGATATTGCAGCGGCTTATGAGAATGCTGATCCTGAGGATGATGATATCCCCATGCCTGACGACAGCACGGTGGGTAAGAAGATACAGATCAGCTTAAAAGACATGGACTTGCCTTCGTGGGAGCATGACCTTAACAACGACTTAGTGTGGATCGAGTTGCTGTTAGAACAAATGGCAAAAGTCACGCCTGAAGACGATACCAAGCTGCAGCATCTAGGTCTTTACATTGCTGACAAAATCGCGTCACCTATCAACCCCGGCAATAAGAAAATTCTCATCTTTACTGCCTTTGCGGATACCGCGAAGTACCTTTATGAGCAGTTGGCCCCGGCACTATCAAAAGTACATGGCCTTCACACTGCCTTGGTAACTGGTAGCGATGCCCCGGTTTCTACACTAGGTAATATGCCCGGTAGCCGCCGCCATTACGATTTCCAAGGTTTACTCACTCTGTTTTCGCCGCACTCCAAAAGCAAAGCGCAGGTGTTTCCGAACGAGCCGCGTGAAATTGATATCCTGATTGCGACAGACTGCATCTCAGAAGGCCAGAACCTACAGGACTGCGATACCCTCATTAACTACGATATTCACTGGAACCCGGTGCGCATCATTCAGCGTTTCGGGCGAATTGACCGTATTGGCTCACTTAACGAGACTATTCAGCTAGTTAACTACTGGCCGGACATCAGTTTAGATGAGTACATCAACCTCAAAGAGCGGGTAGAAAACCGCATGGTGATTGCCGATGTCACCGCGACGGGGGACGACAACGTACTCAATGCTCAAGCGAACGATACTGCCTATCGGCGGGAGCAGCTGCGCCGTCTTCAAGACGAAGTCGTCGAGATGGAAGATTTAAAGTCCGGTGTCTCTATTACGGATCTGGGCTTGAACGAGTTCCGTATGGATCTGCTGGGCGATATCAAAGAGCACGGAGATTTAAGCCGTCTGCCCAATGGCTTGCATAGCGTTGCACCGGCACAGCCTGACAAAGGCCTGTTTCCAGGAGTGATTTTTCTGTTGCGACACCTCACGAACTCCGGCCACAAAGCAGAAGGCGAACTGCAGCAACAGAACCGCTTACATCCTTACTACCTGGTCTATATTGGCAATGATGGAGAGGTGCTGAACGATTACACTGAGGTCAAACGCCTGCTAGATTTAGCGCGCACAGCCTGCAAAGGGTATTCCACTGCTATAGAGCCTGCCTACCGTCCGTTTAATGAAGAAACCCAGGATGGACGTGATATGAGCGTTTATTCAGCACTGCTGGATCAAGCAATCCGCTCTATGGTGGCTGCCAAGGAAGAGCGAGAGGTGGATAGTTTGTTCGGAGGCGGGACAACCACGGCCTTAGTCGATACCATACAAGGACTTAGCGATTTTGAGTTGATGGCGTTCGTGGTGATCCGCGACGCCGCGCACTAA